Proteins from a genomic interval of Williamwhitmania taraxaci:
- the kdsA gene encoding 3-deoxy-8-phosphooctulonate synthase, with translation MLYDLPNLRNTDSGNFFLLAGPCVVETEEITYNTALRIKEITDKLKIPFVFKASYRKANRSKLDSFQGIGDMEALKLLGRIKKELNVPIVTDIHNPDEAAMAAEYADILQIPAFLCRQTDLLEAAGRTGKIVNIKKGQFLSPEGMKFAAQKVFETGNNRVMLTDRGTTFGYQDLIIDYRGIPEMQKTGLPVILDITHSLQQPNQAGGITGGRPDLIDTVARAGIAVGVDGLFLETHPNPAIAMSDGANMLHLDKLEWLLTRLVKLRKAVNNL, from the coding sequence TTACGAAATACCGACAGTGGTAACTTTTTCCTTTTAGCTGGGCCGTGTGTAGTTGAAACAGAAGAGATAACCTACAATACTGCACTCAGGATAAAGGAGATAACCGACAAATTAAAAATACCGTTTGTTTTCAAGGCGTCCTATCGGAAGGCCAACCGCTCCAAGTTGGATTCATTCCAAGGAATTGGGGATATGGAGGCGCTAAAGCTACTTGGACGCATAAAAAAGGAGTTAAATGTGCCTATCGTCACCGATATTCACAACCCCGATGAAGCAGCAATGGCTGCGGAATATGCGGATATTCTTCAAATTCCGGCATTTCTTTGTCGCCAAACTGACCTACTTGAAGCTGCAGGAAGAACTGGGAAAATTGTGAATATTAAGAAAGGCCAATTCCTTAGTCCTGAAGGAATGAAATTTGCTGCTCAAAAGGTATTTGAAACGGGAAATAATCGCGTAATGCTAACCGATAGAGGAACCACCTTTGGCTACCAAGACCTTATTATTGACTACCGAGGAATCCCTGAAATGCAAAAAACCGGATTGCCCGTAATATTGGATATTACACATTCACTACAACAGCCAAACCAAGCTGGAGGAATAACCGGAGGTCGGCCTGATTTAATTGATACTGTTGCACGAGCCGGAATTGCGGTTGGAGTAGATGGTCTCTTCTTAGAAACGCATCCGAATCCAGCAATTGCCATGTCGGACGGTGCAAATATGTTACATCTGGATAAACTGGAATGGCTTCTTACCCGCTTAGTTAAGCTAAGAAAGGCTGTAAACAATCTTTAG